GAGCTTTTAATGCCAGTGCGCATGCGCAACTCGCGGCGAGGCCCATAAACTTAACCAGGCGAATTACAACAATGCTCGTGTCGCATCGAAAACCAGACCGGCAGACGATCCCTCAGCACTCAGCTCTTAACAGCGTTTGCCCCAGCTCCATGAATGAGGTAGCATATTTTGGGGTTTCCCCCATAAGATTTATATTCGCTGGCCACTATTTTATGGACATTACGCTGTCCCGTGTAAACGCTACTGACATTACTCCGCTTTTTTGTCGCACATTTCGTGCGTTCTTGGACGTGTTGGATTGCAGGTTTGCTGTCCATTTAAGCCCAAATTGTCTTATTGTCTCTTGTTTGTAGCAGAAAGTGTTATTTTGTCAGTTACTGTTGCTTCGTCTCGGATTCTTTCTTTGTGAACGGCCTTGAAAAGTGGCGGGCGAGAGCGAAAGTGAAATAAACTTTCTGTCTTGTCATAAATCAAGTCTCAGAGGCTCGAAAGTGAAGGGTCTTGTTGTCTAGAAGTCTTCCTGGTAAACATACAATAAAATTAAGTCAATTAACTTAATGCCTAAACTTTAGAACTATAGCTTTCTAAAAGACACACACAAATGgataataaacatttattgttAGTTATAGGGCATTTAcaattatatttattcttaAATCTCAaagtcaataaataaataaacattagcCCATCAGCGTATGTAAATCTATTTAGAGGACAGCATTGACCTAAATATTTGAGCAGAATGTTTATTAGGCTACTGagtagtttttaataaagtgtTTCTTATCTTCTAAATGATCTTACCAACTCTAAGTACTTAAAAATTTAGCAACAGTCggatataattaattatttattaatggAATATAAATTGTTACGAAATATACTTTCCAAAAATCGATTGTTTAATGCCTTTATGGTAAAAAGGAAAGTCTCTTTTTATCAAAGATCCCTTTCTTTCAAAGATACTCTTTACCTCAACATCCTCTTTACCCAAAGATCCTCCTCTACAGGGGAGGATCCTCTTAATATTAATATCCTCCTCTTAATATTCTCTCCTCTATGATATTAAAACAACAAGTATTTCATTCATTTAAATCACATCCTTTTATTCAATAACAACTAACGGCAATTATCGGGTCGTGGTCACCTATTTTAGGGAACTTCTAATAGGCGTACGAGATAAGAGGCGAAGCGAACTGGGTCTTGACGATGGCGGGTCCGGCAGCGACCAGAGGAGCGGCGACGGCGGCCTTGACGATGGGCGCTGGGGCGGCATAGGCCAGGGGAGCCGGAGCGGCGGCGTAGGCAGCAGCCAGAGGAGCGGCACGGACAATGGGAGCAGCTACTGGGGCAGCAACGGCAACGGGAGCAGCAGCACGGACCACCGGGGCGGGGGCAGCAACAACGGGAGCGGTGGCAACAGCGGCAACGAGGGGCTCACGGCGGACGACGGCGTTGAATCCGTTGATGGGGTCGGCGGTGTAGTCCACAATGCGACGGTAGCCATCGGCGTCGTTCAGCGAGTACTGGCCCTGGACAATGTCGCCGTCGCGGCTCTCCACTTGGGTCTTCGAGTCGCCGGAGATGGCGTCCTTGACATCATAGCCGTAGGTGTACTGGGGATGGGGGTCGTACTCCTCCACCTGGGCAACGGCGGCCAAGGGAGCAGCGGCGGGGATGATGCCAGCGCTAGCCACGGCAATGCAGGCGGCGAACAGAAGGGTGAACTGCAAATTAAACAGGGTTTAATTATTAGCCAAGGAAGACGAAATATCCTTTAGTTCTTAAAAAGTGGAAAGTTTTCTAAATATCCTCTGAATCGTTTCGATTTcggtttaattttaaatcttcaCTCATCACTGTTTTGCACTTGAAGAATTAGTCCTTACTTTGAATGCCATTTTAGATTGGTTGGATTGGGTTGCTCTAGATACCGTAATTGGCGGTGAACTGATTTGAACAGCGTCCAACTGGGGCTTATATACCGCCTTGATGGCAATATGCCCGAGTTCGATGTCAACGGCGTGCACTTGCGTCACAAAACAACGTCGACCATATCAAAATGCGAGACGCTCAAGACTAGAAGCGGCTGTTATTGGGGAGCGTACGGTCAGCAGACGGGGGAGGGGCGGAGGAGTTGGGTAGGACGGCGGCAGGTAGTTGTGGGCGGTTGGCGGTTGGAACTGCCAAGGCCTGAGCGGTGACAAAGCCGCGGTGAGCATAATGCCTTCTTGATTGAATTGGACTTGAACGGGGCAACGGAATTAATATTGGCCCCAGAAGTCGCATTTTCGAACGTGCATTTTACGGTATGGTAGTAGCCCACCCCCtcgcccttttttttttaacaataatGATCGCTGATGATCGCTGGCATTTGTTTTCGCTTTCGAAAAATACTCGCACACTAATATCAATAATATCGTATGCAGCTCATGCGCAAATGCATAACAACGGTTTTTCAAATCGACTCTGCACTTGCAAGCTCACCCATTCCGATTCCCATTAACCACAACTGTTAGCCACTAGTTGGTGTTGGCCACCAACCGCACCCCACCTTCAGCAGCAACGACCTTAAGTGTATTTGTCTTTCGGTGTCTGGCAGCCGCTCCAGTTGAACGCTAATTGGATTTCAAGCTTAAGTTATTGTGGCCACCTCACTTCCGAGTGCCCACCCAACAGAGCCATGTTGACGCTTGTTTTGTTAACTTTGAGACATTCTTTGAGATATTTCAAGTCGAAACCAGactacaaatttaaaagttcTTGATTGACTATTCAGGATATTCAACAtactttcataaaaatattattctctttatttaaaatcataGAAATCGTAATACTCCGACTAGAACACATATGAAATGGGCTGGAGATTATGGCTGTGATGCAGGGAGGTCTTCAACAGTGGCACATGATGAGAGATGACTGCATGGGTAGGCGGGGCATGGACCAGATGAGCCACTGGGGCGTGGTGGATCACTGTGGGGGTCTGGGCAAAGGAT
The Drosophila bipectinata strain 14024-0381.07 chromosome 3R, DbipHiC1v2, whole genome shotgun sequence DNA segment above includes these coding regions:
- the Ccp84Ag gene encoding larval cuticle protein A2B, encoding MAFKFTLLFAACIAVASAGIIPAAAPLAAVAQVEEYDPHPQYTYGYDVKDAISGDSKTQVESRDGDIVQGQYSLNDADGYRRIVDYTADPINGFNAVVRREPLVAAVATAPVVAAPAPVVRAAAPVAVAAPVAAPIVRAAPLAAAYAAAPAPLAYAAPAPIVKAAVAAPLVAAGPAIVKTQFASPLISYAY